In Micropterus dolomieu isolate WLL.071019.BEF.003 ecotype Adirondacks linkage group LG01, ASM2129224v1, whole genome shotgun sequence, the sequence atatatatatatatatatatatatatatatatagtatatatagagTGTGCGAAACTACAATGAAGAATTTGAAAAGATGTAACTGTTGTGTTTGTGGGAGAGAAAAATATTCTACAAGTTTGCAACTCCTAAAGTATTTTTCTCTGACTTTATGTAAATTTATGGATACAAATGTGACTATTTTCTACTGCTCTGTTGTTTTGCTCCAATGATTCATTCATAGACAAGTGGCATTCATGTTATATCTGAcctgttttcagtttatttctcCCCACAAAATCTATCTCTCGAATATATAACACTATCAGTTCTTTGTCTACGATACAAGGCAGGGAGGAAAAGAAACCGAACAGAAATCTCTTACTTTAATTTGGCATTCTCTTTTTTCAAATTATCCAGCCACATAACGATCTATTCATGAAATTAAACACTTTAGCATCTTCCTTATCCTGGAAATATCCATGAACATTAATGGTTTGTGGCATTTAACAATGTGAGAGGATGCGCAATAGAAGTAATACTGGCCTGTGATAAGCCACAGCTAACTAGAACATTTTCCAACAAGGCAGTCCATGTCCAACAGCGTATTCAAATGTAGCTGACTGAACTACTGCTAAAGTAAATCACATCACCGCACTGAACACAACTCTGACTGATGTCGTAGGGATGAAGGGGTAATTCACTTTTTAAACAAGACTAATTATTATGCTACTTGAGCTGTGACTAAATAAAGTCCAAATAACCAAGAAAGTTGATGTGATGAGAACCATTTGTGTCTAACTTTAGGAATCCGAAGGATTGTATTCACACAGCAAGCTTAGGAAGACAACAGCAATTTAATTTACCCCATGTTAAAGTGAAACTTAAGTCATCCATGTAGATTTTAATTGAATACATGAAAGTTGAATTAAAAATAGCCATCATCGTCGACTTAAAGCAGCTGGCATCTGTCAGCCTCTATGAAATCCCAGCTTTGTACTCATGTAGTCATCGTACAGCAGTCAGAACGAGTGCGTTGAGAAAATGTTAAACTGAAGCCAAGAGCTAAAGACTGCTTCTACTGGTTCTACTGGTTCTACTGGGCAGCTTCAGATGGGagaatataaatgtatgtgAAGAAGAACGatgctgaaaataaacacacaggttTAATAAAACTTCTCTAGATAAATAACAGTTAAACAAGAATCAGAGTTTAATGGGATTAACAGCTGACCTCTCTGCAGCAGACGGTCGGCCTCCTTTAAAATCAATGAGGCATATGTCTTTTGACCGGTCACTCTTGAAGGAGACACAGCTGGTctcaggtccaggtccagcagagtctGGTCCTTCATAAGTTGTCCTGTTAGAGAGGATGGAAATTCACTTTTTAGTCTTTGGCCAGAGAAGCTGCAGGAGAAACTAGCAGCTTCTCTAAAGCTCAATAAAAGCATCATCGGTTTCTTTTCCCATAAAGCTACAGCCACCACCAACTCTTTCAGTGGACATATGGGCATGTCAGTGTTGTTTAGGGACAGACTGGAAAACATGTGGACCTGTCCTTTAATCCTAATCTGGCTCTGACCTTCATCATCATTCTAGGAGAACATGGACATTAGAAGGACAACTGGTCAGACTGGATTTAATGAGGACAAACATCAGCAGGGAGCAACATGAGGAGGGAGACATGAACATTtagctctgattggccaacgcTGTTTAATACTGACTGATACTTACTGTCTGTCAGACACATGTCCTCGCTTAAAATCAATGATATCAACCATTGACTGGTCACTCTTGAAGGAGACACAGCTGGGCTCaagtccaggtccaggtccaggtccagcagagtctggtccctgctgctgctctgggcttcaacacaacacacacagagctttgagagtgaataatgatggtggagtgatttgagtcctggacagttagagatcctcatctcacctctgagctttggtctggctgtcatgttccccacacagagtgcttttagagggagggactccctcctctctgtcctcacactgacTCATGCTGCTCAACTCACATCCACTTTCACctggagaggaaacacaaatCATTCATCTGCACATCAACTCAAATCCTCCTTTCCATCATTTCTCCTGGAAAAAGatcagctgctcctccactgattggctgctagtttctgtttcatatcagtggcagctgaatgcagtcagacagcagcGTGAGGCAGAGGAAGCTGCCATCAGCTGCTGGACTTNNNNNNNNNNNNNNNNNNNNNNNNNNNNNNNNNNNNNNNNNNNNNNNNNNNNNNNNNNNNNNNNNNNNNNNNNNNNNNNNNNNNNNNNNNNNNNNNNNNNAGATAATTCAgatgttaaacatgttcagATAAAGGGAACAGCACAGAGTCTATTCAGACAGCTCTATCTGGACATTTGGACATTTGGGCTCcgtgaaaaatacagtttggtcTCTATGGAAGCTGCTCCGACTGTGAGGCCGAGCTCCGGCTCCGGCTACTtcctgctaacaagctaacttcCTTTAGCATTCTTGGCTAACAGGAGATGAGTCTGAGGTGAAACATCCCGAAAGTTTAAACAGAGTCCACTTAAACACGTTTATCCTCACATGCAGGCTCTGCTTGGAAAGTTTAGCCACCGGAAATACTCgttggtgtttgtttttctgtgcggACTACAAAGCAACGTTAAAGGTGcgtgctgccacctgctggaccGGAGTGTAACATCAGCCCTTGATGGTCCACTCTCTTCCCAGATCTACGCTTTCAGCAATGGGGATGGGGgcacaaacaccacacagtcagacaccacagagaaacgcctgcaagagaacggggatggGGGATTAGGGCGgagataaaacaaacataacaaaaacaaagacgcAACCAGCTGAACACCAGCAATAAATACTTGACATAAGAAAACAAGAGAGggagaatgaaaatgaaaaacggTCAAgcgaataaataaacaacacagcacagccaatgatagctggaataataataaaatcaaataaataacttaatgaAAAGCATAAAGAACCAACCAGAGGCCATGCCCCCTAGTGCAGGCAGACCCCCCCCCAAGCCCCATGAACCCGAGGCCAGTCCAGAGCCCCCGGTCTGCCACCCCCAACAACCCCCCCCATGAAAACAAGGGCCATGTGCACTCAGGACAGCTGCACGCCCCCATTGTGAGAGAGCCAGCAGGGGGAAGCAGCTGGAGCCCCATCCCTGTCGAAGAGGGCCCCGGCAGGGAGAGGAGACAATGGATCCCAGGCTCAGGGACACGCTACCCGCCCCAGACATGAGCAAAATCCAAAGCCAAAGCCCCGAGGCCCCCGCCTCCCAAGGCAagaggacgccaggtccctctAGCCCAAGGCTTGTAGCATGTGCCCCTTGAGCACCGCCAGCACCCCAGAGCCAACAACAACCCTGCCCCACCCTAGAGTAGGTTcaggggggcccagccccccagCGCAGGGAGTCATGAAAGGCACCCCAGATGGCGGATGGcagatgtttatttttacactgtaaatgGCGGATTGCAAATGTctatgtgaaaaaaatataatttagaaAGATTGATCTAATTTCTCTGCTTTGGATACTTTCATACAAACCTACTAAACtaaattgttttattcatgAATTTTCTGAGCCTTCTCTCTTTTTGCAATCTATCATTGATGTAGGTGTCAGAGGAAGTTATTGCCTTTCAACTAATTGTTTATGACTCTGACAGCATTCAAAAACTGTCAGTCTGATTTTAGAGCTCTTCACGGTACTGATAAAGCCTTATTTAAGTTTCCATGCTagaaataaatgtcaaaacCCATGCTGCTAAACTTGAGTACAGCAGACCACTCCATCCCTCTACTTGAAAGTTGGGGTTGCAACCTTAGAAAAAGATAGAACCTTTTTTGTTGTCGTCCCATTTCACTCATGGCGTTCCTCAAAAGTCAATCCATTACTGTTCTCCCATTGTGTGCTGCCATTGGGTCAGGTCATTACTGAACATAATGTACAGTACTATTGTGACAATCCACTAATCCTAACAGCCTAAACCAACTTTCCTCCTAGATTTCTGATCTTGTTTGCAACACGCAATTCCTTCATTCTGATAGTCTACAATATTGGAGCCCTATCACATAACATTAAGCCAAATGCAAGAAATGTCTGTTTAATTCGTTCTGGCCTTTGTTTTAAATACCAAAGGTTGTTCCGTCATGCTTCCTTTAACTTGagttaacattacatttactcatttggcagacgcttttatccaaagcgactgaCATTTGAGGAACAATATACAAGCaccaacagagcatcaactacagatctacaattgataatacatactagtaagaacTATtagcacatatcacatcaatggggaaagaagtaagagttaacaaaaacgTGCagtcaatacaagagaattgtaaggggatagaagaagaagagcacaggaagagtatgttagaggttaggagttagaggtggaagagatgagttttcaagagcttatTGAAGTTAATCTCCAAAATTAGATCCTTCTCATCAATTCATGACTTACACAGAGTTGTCCATGCTTTAATTTCTCCTTCCTATATATCTGTAATGGCCTCTACAAGGTTTTATTAAGGCTTCTCTCTTTCACCTTCAATTGgttcaaaatgctgctgctaGGATTATTACCGGTTCAAGGAAACAAGATCTTATAACTCCAATTAAGGCCTCCCTCCATTGGCTTCCTGTTAATCTCtgcattgatttttaaaatgtttttgttgaacttCAAGGCTTTATATGACCAAGTTCCTAATTACATCAAAGATCCACTAACCCCTTCTCAGTCTGCACGCCCTCTGAGCACCCACTGCTGTTGGCATTCTGGTTGTTCCCAGAGCACGATTGGTGACTAAGACCGATCAGCCCCAGAACTCCAAAATAACTTATTTACCTGCTGAGATTAGGTTTACAAAATCTTTATTATGTCTTAGGTTACACTACATTTGCAAGTGTTTTACTTGTTTTCCTGCATGATTATTTAAAGTTCGATCATTTAGAAACAATGCTACATATGCTCTATAAATTACTTATTGATCCACAACTATTCTTGTTTTCACTTACACATTTTTGTTAGTGTCTTCTAATTGTTAACAAACGTTATCAATCCACAGAAACTAAATAATTAACAAACATGTCTTGACTGaagaagaatttaaaaaaaaaaagagaagaaagaagaaaaacaactcTTGGGAGGTTTGTTGCAGCAACAAAACAACTGCAATTAATATACATACAAGTACTGGGACTAAGACACCCAGTTGAAGAATGATTACAGTAACCAACAACTCTCAACATATGGCATCTGAGTACTGTacaaaaagtcaaactttgtcaacatctgtttatctaaaaagatacatttctctgtttgttcatatcactttttcagtcctctatatgaTCCTTGAtgaagttttctagtggactaaaaaagcaatagattttattattctattaccaaaaagttaaaagtcccatctgcaatttatataataagaTATCGGTACTTGGCGTctgtgtatcgatacagtattgccatggcaaatatcacgatactatgctgtatcgattccccccccccccccccccccccccccccccccacgccTACTGAAAAGGTGAAGCACGACTTATTTTGGACTCTGTGCCACAGTTTTGAACTGATCAGTATCGAGTCTTGCCCTCAGTACTTCAATCCTGCTGGAAGGAATCGACTCAACAAGCATCTCTGCAGCTTCATTTACTTCCACTGTTCTTGCCATCACACTTGTGCTTTTTCACATAATCGAGCCGAATGAATCTTTTATTACAAATGCTGCAACAAAATGGTTTCTCCCCCGTGTGGATTCTCATGTGTCTGGACAAATTGCGTCTGGAACGAAAACTTGATTTACAAACTGAGCATGTAAAAGGTTTTCCTCCTGTATGAACCCTTAAATGTGAGGTCAAATCTGAGCTTTTTGCGAATGTTTCACCTATACAACTAAAGGGTGTCCCCCCTGAATGGACGGTCAAGTGCTGTCTCAGTTGAAACTTATGTGCAAATCTTCTACCACAGACAAAACAACTAAATGATTTCTCGCCTGTGTGAATTCTCATGTGTCTCTTCAGACCCGAGTTGTGGCGGAATACTTTACTACACTTAGAGCAGCTAAATGATTTACCAACAGTGTTACATCCACTGTTAATTTTCAGAGGGTTTACTCCTGATCGAGTTTCCATGGTCCCCTGCCATTCACAAATCTCATCGGTCTGAGGTTCAGAGGAGCACGATGTCCTGACATGAGTAGCTGGTTGTAAATATCTATGTGGATCCGAGTTGctggctggttctggtcctccacagtcctcttcATCAgcttctgttttcatttgttcagtgagtctttgatgaagctgtgaggactgaggtCTCTCTTCAttgtcttcttcactcttcatAAGGACTGGAGTGAATGTGAACTCCTCCTCCAACCCTagaagctgctctccctccggactggtccagagttcctcctgttcctctttaatgtgtgggggtTCTGGTGGGTcatcctggtccagactggggctccaaTCGCTTTTAATGTGtgggggctctggtgggtcctcctggtccaggcTGGGGCTGTTTGGGGGTTCTTgcgggtcctcctggtccagactggggctccaaTCTTTTGGAATATTTGGGGGTTCttgtgggtcctcctggtccaggcTGGGGCACCACCCCTGCTGCTCAGGGGGAACCTCGTCCTTTTTCAACAATAACAACTGGACATCTgtagaaaataatgaaatacatgCATGTTTTAGAATTCTGTAATTTCCTGTTTTTGAGATTTAGAGCCCTATTTTAACCATCTAAGTGCACGGCCTAAAGCGTGTGGCGCAGTTGTGTTTGGGGTGGGTCCAACTCCAAAATTACTAGTTTAACGGTGGAAAAAATAGTCAAGTACCAGGCGCATGGTTCAAAAGGTTTGTACTTAGTTGGTGAATTAGTCATGAGTGTGTTCTGGGTGTAACACGCAATAAACCCATCAGAGTGTCATCCCCCATTCCCTTCAAAAGCCAGTTGTGCTTGTACCTTGGTGCATTGCCATTTTAATAGTGGATGATCGCCGCAATATTTAAACAATCAATTGACTGATTGAATTGTAGACTCACAGTCGAGAGGGGATGTGTACTTGATATAAAAACTGTCTCTGATCATGAAACCTAATGTTCCCCTGTAGCTCtttggtttatcagtgaagtgtctgttaacagacagaAGCTGTCTTCTCTATGAAACGTCTATCCAGACCCTCACTGTGGGTCACATATATgtagtttctttattttgtgttttattgctgtttgagtgttttcttatttcattttaaatgtttccatgtgtggaataaagtcacagcaaatattgtgggccatttaagcagcaaaaaaaaaaaagataatgtaGTTATAAAGTTGACATGACCGGACAGCGGAAACTCTCCAGAGTAAACAGActtcaacatttaaattatGCTTTAATAATTCagacgctctgatggagctcaggattgatcaggaggacggtgCTTTACTGCAAACTGTTtgactgtatgaacctggactgtgtgtgagagcttttAGATGTGTAGCAggacacagaacatgaattaacattagatcctgataATCCTGTCAGCGTGACGggagattttaataatcaagGACGTTGCGCTGCTGTGCCTCGTGCATAAATGCACACAGCATCTCTTAAGCGCATCTTCGGAGGTAATGCACCctaaaataaacagtgaaaTACTGCTCCGTTGACTTTAGCCCCttttttggtggtggtgggggatTTGCAATCGCTTTCTATTGCCTCAAGATAGCAATGCGCCAACAATTTGCCTGACCACACCTCATTTTAAGATGCCACGGCACCTGCTGCTGttagtttgttgttgtaaaaaaaaagtgttttgagccatgctgtttgttggtatgttaaaaaaacacatcagtagCAAGAGGGACTTTTGTAGTTCACTGGTATAGCCTACCTTTTTAAATGGTTGGTGCCCCatcacatttttacatataaaaacGTTTCTTACTtgcagtggagtattttcacacagtggtattagtacttttactgcagtaaaggaTATGAATCTTTCCCGTTACGGCAGAAAATTGTTTATGCTTTTATGcatgttcttttactattattattacttcttaAAATTATTATGTTGTTATGTCTTATcttatgtgttgtgttttctatccttaacctttccttcttctgtccactagggtttaggtcagagctgtgagattgtgtAGTGTTCTCCTTTCTTGCTGTTTTGCTGGACGGGAGAGGATTTCTgctccccaaaacatagaaactcAGGCcgaatcccaatgtccccccaaagccctgaaccctcacagactttactgacgtcactaGGAAAGGGAATGAGTTTAAGAGGCTGcgagggctcaaaatgctgtaaacaggacaGCACTTTGACACTTTATCCCTttaccttgacgacgctgaaacacTTTGCACTTTATTTTATGCTTTTGCCTGATTTTTCAGTCCCGCAGGCTCTCGCCCTGCAGAGTGAAGGAGAGGGAAATGTCCATATTTGTCAATAATCCTTAACTATTGTTGGTCAGCATCAttaagaaaaaactaaaatgaatagTTGAATAAAGgaagtgtgtaataaggtgacTGCTTTCCTCTGACTTCACGTGATCTATGCAGCATCTTCAGTTTAGAAAACCTTCACAGTATTAACATCAGCGTTGGTgtcgatgcttgtttgtttccagcttttcttcttctcttataacgCGGATTTCTcgcttcccctggtaacccaGTTTCACGTgataccgctatgaactgtgggcagtTCCCTCAGCCAacgtctgcagaaatgcggacttacgaaaagggtctataaagggctcaaaatgtcctcGCGCACTTGCCGGGAACGCGCCTCCAAGTCTGAGTCTGGACATTGGGCCCTAGACGAAGACTCCCAGCAGTTTACAGTGAGAATAAGCAGTAAAGTGcacaaacctgctctgtgtaacCGGACTTCAGGCTTGAAAACAGCGTCCAGTAGTTTGCGTTGTCCACAAAGTTCCTCCTCGTACTCTGCTATCGTTCTTTCAAACAGCTCAAATATCTCTTCAGCAGCCGCACTTAGTCGCTGCTGGACAAAAGCTCTCAGCGTTTGGACTTTAGACATGTTtacagcagcttttcctccagaCACACTCCGTTACAGACACGCAGCTCACTCTGACGCGCGCTGTGGTGAAAACTCACGTTTACGTCAAACAAAGACAACAGACTCTCTGTCGGACAACCAGCCCGGTTACATTTAGTGGTAACACACGCGGTAGCCACCGGAAGTATGCTTGCTTCCGGTATTACTACTTTCCTGATTTTCAAACTAAAAGTGaccaaacttttattttaaatatctctgttcaaaattaaaaatgggtaaaaaaaataaaaataaaaagagattttccagaagtaaacacaaaaataccacaatataaagtaaaagtaaacagTTCAAAAGCATAACACATGAATACAGACAAATCTATGTATAATTATGATACTGTATAATATTCCAGTGTCCACTGCTTTATCTTCATTTTAGAATTGACATcttttgttttaactgtcacGTATGAAGAATGTCTGTAAAGTCCTAACACtgacacatatatatatatagacacactGACATATGTTGCCGTAAgctcgcctgtctgcttttcaatAAGTGTTTGTGGATCTTTCATCGGAGGCTCAGCAGTGTCAGAACAGCTAAATGTATTAGACTATGCAGTAAAACACCTCTTTTAAGACACTTCTGTTAGAACTAAAACATACTTCTCAATAAATACTGAATTAAAACTAACTTTCTGAAAATGATCTACTTGACATGCCTCTCATAACTCATTTTATTGATACTTTAGCTGTGACTGTTAACATGTTATCAAATGAGGCATTTCGTATGTGTGTTTAGGAGGGTTAGCGTGAAAACGAGAAGTTTTAAATGCATGAAAAACTTTACACAGTATTCGATCAACACAAACTTTCCCCCTTTCTGTaaacatgcacattttaaaCAGAATCCATGTCAAAGAGgtagtttgtttatgttttatttaaaacaaaatgctaagTGCTGAAATAATGCCTTGTGAACCTTTAACATCATATTGTACATGTTCTTTCCATGACTTTATAAAGCCTGACAGCAGTAGAAACTGTGGGAGCTTCCCATCGGCCCCCTCTACCGTCCGTTAGTTAGTTAGCATGCAAagactgtgtgtcagtgtgaagcataacattttttaacaagaaCTACGGTcacataacattaacaatgatCACAACTTCATAAcctcaatgaaaaacacatacatttacaaaaaacacacattccaGGACTTTTCCAGGTAACGCTGCAGTTCAGCTCTACAATGCTCAGGgctctcatttataaaactgtgtgtagATTTCTCACTAAAAGTGCCAAAAAAAtggcatcacatccacacgctggcgctCAGTGTTTGGCTCGATAAGGCAACGAACATGTGAGAACAATATGTGAAACTCTGCTCTcatatttgctcgactgacacGTTGGAAACGGCAtcagtttaaatgtaatttttcctcctgctcaccttatttatgagaataaactGCACTGCATGCAAGAATTAatctgattcctgattaaactgtccaacatatttgaggcattcttttgcagaaacagaatctctgtGTTTATCATCCtgaatctggatctttttgtggctgcaaattatcttaaattgtgtgttttttacacacttcagggaaagtcaatcaaacgggtgtttgtttattcagaaaggctttaagccagtaatactcagaggtaatatttcaatttcttttacacaatagtaggctTATTCTtttcaaaccgtttcatccttctgccatgtgaggcgccgtttctcttctctcctctttatgtgcgtacgcatggttcagagtttacttacaggacgcaCATTCTCccgtaaagtttgtttttttatagatcacaacctttgcttgggaagcgGCGTCCGCACTtttgcagccctgttttgtacgtacgcaccgtttataaatgagacccctggtctGTCGGGGAAGAAGTGTTGCTTTGGCTGCTAGTTGTTAGCTGGTAGGTCCGTTGTGAATCCAGCCAGGTGGGGAAGAAGCGGCCATTGTGTCGTGACTGTAAGATTAGTGTTTGCTTGTCTGGTTCGTACAGTCCACGCTGGGAGGTCGCTGGCGAGTCGGGCCGGTGACCAGAGTACGAGTGGAGCAGAGGAGCAGGGGAAGAGGAGAGTTAGAGAGTAAAGTCGCACAGCGTCTTTTATCAATAACGTAACGGCAGAAGTCCGGGGTAACTGACAGATCCTAGCCGAGGTTGAGTTTGTGGGCTGAATACTTGCGAAATAGTTCAATGACTCACATGATAACTGTGAGGCCCCTGTGATCCCAACACTGGTCGTTCCATGGCTCTGCAGAAGGGCCAGGCTGTGGTTCGTCCGGTCCCTGCATCGGCTGGTCGATCAAAGAAACATCCGGTCTCTGTGCTGGCTGGTTATTCTGTGATTCGCCCACAGCCCCAATTACAATGTGGAGGTCGAGCTCTTGGTGAACCCTGTCATCCCTATCTTGTAGCTCAGTTGAACAATGTGGCTCACGTCCTTTGAAATCAATAAGAGGGGATGAAGGGAAGCGCGTCTGTGCTTCCTCTTCGTCTGACGACGGCTCCAGTGTTACTTTTTTGGTACGAAGATACAGTCTCAGAATTTTTGCTTGGCTTACTTCGTATAAGCATTCTACAGTGCTCCAACTGTTGACATGGACCTGGGACGACTTCATTTTAGTTGAATAATCTGAGagctttgtccttttttttgaAAAACCATTTGGGAAAAACAGGCGTTCAGCTAGTTCTTTGATTTCCACCGCTGTTTTATCCTTGTCGATGGTCAGGTGTCTCGTCCCCCCCCCATTTACTGCTTTCACTAGTTTGTACCGTTTCAGTTTTTCATcgtaatccatccatccaagcTGAACccgtctctcttttttttttgcatttgtatttcCTGCTAATGCCTTGTTTTTTACAGGTACTCCAGACGGCCATCTCTGCCCCAGCCTTTTAAGTACAGCGTCTTTCCTGCATGCGTCAAGTGATGCACTGGCTTGCCGGCAGAAGGCCACAGCAGCGTTTCTATCTCCAGCTTTAGAGAGGTGCTTTGCCAGGTCTTCATCTTTCATTACAGATGCATCaatctggaaaaacaaaacattgagaGCATGATTAGATTGGCCTATACATAGGAAAATGATTAATCATCCTTAAACACCATTAAGCTACATGTGTTTGAATTCACTTTCAACTGGAGATATTCTTCTATTTCAACATCTTACTGACTTcctattcatttaaaaattttgaacattaaaatctgctttttggcttttagcTTAATTTTAGGTCATTAAAatcatattaatttaattaaatgtactATTAGTATTTCATTATTACTCTATGCACAGACATAACTGATATTCCACTGCATCCAGTAACAGTCAATGGCCAAAAACTAGTGTTGACCCCATCAGTTAACCCCAGCTGCTATTGCTGTGACCCATCAGATTGTTTTCACAGCGCAGTATCGCAACACTACCACATGAACAGCTGTGCTTTTTCTAGTTACTTCTAATGTTACCAGACCTTACTGATGCTAATTACCTGTAAATGGTTACCATTTAATGCTCATGCTAATCGCTGATGACTCCAGCACAAAAAAATACCCATCATGCAGTTAACTCACT encodes:
- the LOC123970830 gene encoding uncharacterized protein LOC123970830, whose amino-acid sequence is MSKVQTLRAFVQQRLSAAAEEIFELFERTIAEYEEELCGQRKLLDAVFKPEVRLHRAVSTDVQRLFVRKEEVSPEQQQWSSSLDQEDPPKPPQIKEEWSQEDPSEPPHIKEKQEELRTRRKDCGGPEPAWNPYPERHSHQAIDDKTSPSSEPDTEDSCDWEHQSALNPLQNNKIDASVMKDEDLAKHLSKAGDRNAAVAFCRQASASLDACRKDAVLKRLGQRWPSGVPVKNKALAGNTNAKKKERRVQLGWMDYDEKLKRYKLVKAVNGGGTRHLTIDKDKTAVEIKELAERLFFPNGFSKKRTKLSDYSTKMKSSQVHVNSWSTVECLYEVSQAKILRLYLRTKKVTLEPSSDEEEAQTRFPSSPLIDFKGREPHCSTELQDRDDRVHQELDLHIVIGAVGESQNNQPAQRPDVSLIDQPMQGPDEPQPGPSAEPWNDQCWDHRGLTVIM
- the LOC123971994 gene encoding zinc finger and SCAN domain-containing protein 21-like encodes the protein MSKVQTLRAFVQQRLSAAAEEIFELFERTIAEYEEELCGQRKLLDAVFKPEVRLHRADVQLLLLKKDEVPPEQQGWCPSLDQEDPQEPPNIPKDWSPSLDQEDPQEPPNSPSLDQEDPPEPPHIKSDWSPSLDQDDPPEPPHIKEEQEELWTSPEGEQLLGLEEEFTFTPVLMKSEEDNEERPQSSQLHQRLTEQMKTEADEEDCGGPEPASNSDPHRYLQPATHVRTSCSSEPQTDEICEWQGTMETRSGVNPLKINSGCNTVGKSFSCSKCSKVFRHNSGLKRHMRIHTGEKSFSCFVCGRRFAHKFQLRQHLTVHSGGTPFSCIGETFAKSSDLTSHLRVHTGGKPFTCSVCKSSFRSRRNLSRHMRIHTGEKPFCCSICNKRFIRLDYVKKHKCDGKNSGSK